The following coding sequences lie in one Lytechinus pictus isolate F3 Inbred unplaced genomic scaffold, Lp3.0 scaffold_20, whole genome shotgun sequence genomic window:
- the LOC129283106 gene encoding zinc finger CCCH domain-containing protein 13-like has protein sequence MMREDSMETEPAMDTQDMNHTAPLATLATTSIDEDIIFESKGQKKRGGTFPRMAHFDVPEETPPGSQNGTLKANGTHRPQRQNGSLKGPWNRKTRGRGIPVKKEDTAKVLEMYLKRRSKSLNDAVLTREYFAQEKKKRVRSARNNTVSICSTLSTDSTTSEVHVQATMVAETTSDVPADKTVFSRASVTQQSFHEAMKCSIMEESSAMEQSADDELSSSDEQSPRSRSAPSTLRMQVHRDPKEGMDTLKLKDKENGSATLTRDGYKRDSKKEPRRKRSFLDKAKNIMRSPSTSRKIIRTPSAVQRQEDKEKERLKEEKEKEKERQREEKEKEKERLRKEKEEKELLDKKLKEYKEREKEKLKEMERRRKEEKEREKEWEKERERLRKEREKKEKEELEKSHTRHHARTEVHREMKKTGFTARLKQSFRRSSRDRHHHHHHRTKDHIPSKPPELPPRPPELQQPKDVKPRRWPSFQFKRKSRKSASTPTDESGAGATTPSDTASMDFEYFASRADHTRSLNDAERRRLIIEMRQARRENSGNASDSQVLDRVQGAHPPLSQATSHDSFGSFASSEGSERPERPRTLAFRRTRAERAQRGLNNVIRLDSTTPGHVRRDVDTSFPVLPAALVADDLVRDGGTSSHPERGANGGGEGPDRNVTDSWTESGDGSDIPFEQRNQEEREEYFKRIADRLAMIGDQALADYEFNDSTGGAVGGQQRPIQSTCTTETYASCSASVSGATAAPGVSRDYTAEYVEIGQRIQTDVDGFQLSQRRRSQAFFPTGMLMGVILNDTYQSFSNTMQSIVGQEVGMEQLAIVFKFTKVAVRLAHSMGKHASSIKDNSVRFISDRYAVWLDSQGGWPKVEEDSETISTDV, from the exons ATGATGCGAGAGGACTCGATGGAGACAGAGCCAGCCATGGACACCCAAGACATGAACCACACTGCGCCTCTGGCCACCCTAGCAACCACTTCCATCGATGAGGACATCATTTTTGAGAGCAAGGGGCAGAAGAAACGAGGGGGTACGTTCCCCAGAATGGCGCACTTTGATGTCCCGGAGGAAACGCCTCCGGGGTCGCAGAACGGCACCTTGAAAGCAAACGGGACGCATCGGCCTCAGCGTCAGAATGGAAGCCTAAAAGGACCATGGAATCGGAAGACCAGGGGTCGAGGGATTCCGGTTAAGAAAGAAGACACTGCTAAAGTTTTGGAAATGTACCTAAAAAGGAGAAGCAAGAGTCTTAACGATGCTGTTCTTACTAGGGAATATTTTGCTCAGGAAAAGAAGAAGCGGGTAAGGTCGGCAAGGAACAATACCGTGTCTATATGTTCTACGCTCAGTACTGACTCCACCACGAGCGAGGTTCATGTTCAAGCAACAATGGTTGCAGAAACAACTTCAGATGTGCCAGCGGATAAGACTGTGTTTTCAAGAGCTAGTGTGACACAGCAGAGTTTCCATGAAGCGATGAAGTGCTCAATTATGGAGGAGAGTTCCGCAATGGAACAAAGTGCCGATGACGAACTGTCATCGTCAGATGAACAGTCTCCAAGATCTCGCTCGGCGCCATCTACCTTACGAATGCAAGTGCATAGGGACCCTAAGGAAGGAATGGACACACTGAAGCTGAAAGACAAGGAAAATGGATCTGCCACTCTTACAAGAGATGGCTACAAGCGTGATAGTAAGAAGGAACCAAGACGGAAGCGTAGTTTTTTAGATAAAGCAAAAAACATTATGAGATCCCCGAGTACTTCTCGGAAAATCATTAGGACACCAAGTGCTGTGCAAAGACAAGAggacaaagagaaagaaagactcaaggaagaaaaagagaaggagaaggaaagacaaagggaagaaaaagaaaaggaaaaggaaagactgaggaaggagaaagaagaaaaagaactaCTGGATAAGAAATTAAAGGAGtataaagaaagggaaaaggaaaaattgaaagaaatggaacggagaaggaaggaagaaaaagaaagggaaaaggaatgggagaaggaaagagaaaggtTACGGAAAGAGCgggagaagaaggaaaaggaagaacTGGAGAAGTCACACACTAGGCATCATGCCAGAACTGAAGTTCATAGAGAAATGAAAAAGACCGGCTTCACTGCCAGACTCAAGCAATCATTTCGACGGTCATCACGTGaccgccatcatcaccatcaccaccgcACCAAAGACCACATACCCTCCAAACCCCCAGAACTCCCTCCAAGGCCTCCAGAACTCCAACAGCCAAAGGATGTTAAACCCAGGCGGTGGCCCAGCTTTCAATTCAAACGGAAGTCGCGGAAAAGCGCATCCACACCTACCGACGAAAGTGGAGCCGGTGCAACGACTCCTTCCGATACTGCCTCAATGGACTTTGAGTATTTCGCGTCACGCGCAGACCACACCCGCTCGCTCAACGACGCTGAGCGAAGAAGACTGATAATTGAAATGCGTCAGGCGAGACGAGAAAACTCAGGTAACGCTAGTGATTCTCAGGTATTGGATCGCGTCCAGGGAGCGCATCCGCCGCTCTCCCAAGCCACATCCCATGATTCTTTTGGTTCCTTTGCGTCATCGGAAGGGTCGGAGAGACCCGAGAGGCCACGAACTTTGGCGTTCAGAAGAACTAGAGCAGAAAGAGCACAGAGAGGATTGAATA ATGTGATCCGACTAGACAGCACAACACCGGGTCATGTGAGGAGAGACGTGGACACATCGTTTCCTGTCCTTCCAGCAGCATTGGTTGCCGATGACCTCGTACGAGACGGAGGCACTAGCTCGCACCCTGAGAGAGGGGCTAACGGGGGCGGAGAAGGACCAGACAGGAACGTGACAGACTCGTGGACTGAGAGCGGAG ATGGCAGTGACATTCCATTTGAGCAGCGCAACCAAGAGGAACGGGAGGAATACTTCAAGCGCATCGCCGACAGGTTGGCCATGATCGGGGATCAGGCACTGGCGGACTACGAGTTCAACGACAGCACCGGTGGGGCAGTAGGGGGACAGCAGAGACCGATCCAGAGCACCTGCACAACCGAAACGTATGCTTCCTGTTCAGCTTCTGTGAGTGGCGCAACAGCAGCACCAGGTGTAAGTCGGG ACTACACAGCTGAATACGTTGAGATAGGCCAACGGATACAGACCGATGTGGATGGCTTCCAGCTG AGTCAGAGACGCAGGAGCCAGGCGTTCTTCCCGACCGGCATGTTGATGGGCGTCATCTTGAACGACACCTACCAGTCTTTCAGCAACACCATGCAGTCCATCGTCGGCCAGGAGGTCGGCATGGAGCAGCTTGCGATAGTCTTCAAGTTCACCAAGGTAGCCGTCAGGCTTGCCCACTCCATGGGGAAGCACGCCAGCAGCATCAAGGACAACAGTGTCCGCTTCATCAGCGATCGCTATGCCGTCTGGCTCGACAGCCAAGGAGGATGG CCAAAGGTTGAGGAAGATAGTGAGACCATATCAACAGATGTTTGA